One window of the Burkholderia ubonensis subsp. mesacidophila genome contains the following:
- a CDS encoding dihydrodipicolinate synthase family protein, whose product MSVMLRGVIAYPVTPFSAAGSLDLKTLEALIDRLIGDGVHGIASLGSTGESAYLSDAEWEAVADTSVRAVRKRVPTVVGISDLTTASAVRRARFAEQAGADAVMVLPVSYWKLGNDEIVGHYRAIGDAIGIPIMLYNNPATSGVDMPPELIATICRAVDNVTMVKESTGDIVRMHRLAELSDGAIALYNGSNPMALAALAAGAAGWCTAAPNLNARLPLALYEAVQAGDLARAREVFHTQLPLLRFIVSAGLPVTVKAGLRLRGFDAGESRKPLLPLGEDRTRELARLLAALPECVPA is encoded by the coding sequence ATGTCAGTCATGCTGAGAGGTGTCATTGCGTACCCGGTCACCCCATTTTCCGCCGCCGGCAGCCTCGACCTTAAAACGCTTGAAGCGTTGATCGACCGGCTGATCGGCGATGGCGTTCACGGCATCGCGTCGCTCGGCAGCACGGGCGAGAGTGCATACCTGTCCGATGCCGAATGGGAGGCGGTCGCCGACACGTCGGTTCGCGCGGTCCGCAAACGCGTGCCGACGGTCGTCGGCATTTCCGACCTGACCACGGCGAGTGCGGTGCGCCGCGCCCGCTTTGCCGAGCAAGCCGGCGCCGATGCGGTGATGGTGCTGCCGGTGTCGTACTGGAAGCTCGGCAACGACGAGATCGTCGGCCACTATCGCGCGATCGGCGACGCGATCGGCATTCCGATCATGCTGTACAACAATCCCGCGACGAGCGGCGTCGACATGCCGCCCGAGCTGATCGCCACGATCTGCCGCGCCGTCGACAACGTCACGATGGTCAAGGAGAGCACGGGCGACATCGTGCGGATGCACCGTCTCGCGGAATTGAGCGACGGCGCGATTGCGCTCTACAACGGCAGCAATCCGATGGCGCTCGCCGCACTGGCCGCGGGCGCGGCCGGATGGTGCACCGCCGCGCCGAACCTGAACGCACGCTTGCCGCTTGCGCTGTATGAAGCCGTGCAGGCGGGCGACCTGGCGCGGGCGCGCGAGGTTTTCCACACGCAGCTGCCGTTGTTGCGATTCATCGTCAGCGCTGGCCTGCCGGTCACGGTCAAGGCCGGATTGCGCCTGCGCGGCTTCGACGCCGGCGAATCGAGAAAACCGCTGCTGCCGCTCGGTGAGGACCGGACGCGCGAACTCGCGCGCTTGCTCGCCGCGCTGCCGGAGTGCGTGCCGGCATGA
- a CDS encoding aldolase produces MAETLQLPKAALVALAERRLESAVGESGWTARQKLALTCRILFDAGHDSGLAGQITCRADEAGTYYTQRLGLGFDEISAANLLRVNEDLDVVDGEGIPNPANRFHTWIYRQRPDVNCIIHTHPTHVAALSMLEQPLVVSHMDTCPLYDDCAFLKDWPGVPVGNEEGEIIAKALGSKRSILLSHHGQLVVGTTIEEACVLALLIERAAKLQLLAMSAGTIRPVPPALAREAHDWISKPKRDAVTFDYYARRALRTHPDCVA; encoded by the coding sequence ATGGCGGAAACACTGCAGTTGCCGAAAGCGGCGCTCGTTGCGCTTGCCGAGCGGCGTCTCGAGAGCGCGGTCGGCGAGAGCGGCTGGACCGCGCGCCAGAAACTCGCGCTCACGTGCCGGATCCTGTTCGACGCGGGACATGATTCGGGCCTGGCCGGGCAGATCACGTGCCGCGCGGATGAAGCCGGGACCTACTACACGCAGCGGCTGGGGCTCGGTTTCGACGAGATTTCGGCCGCGAACCTGCTGCGGGTGAACGAGGATCTCGACGTGGTCGACGGCGAAGGCATTCCGAACCCGGCCAACCGGTTCCATACGTGGATCTATCGGCAACGCCCGGACGTGAACTGCATCATCCATACGCATCCGACGCATGTCGCGGCGTTGTCGATGCTCGAGCAGCCGCTCGTCGTATCGCATATGGATACGTGCCCGCTCTACGACGATTGCGCGTTCCTGAAGGACTGGCCCGGCGTGCCCGTCGGCAACGAGGAAGGCGAAATCATTGCGAAGGCGCTCGGCAGCAAGCGGTCGATCCTGCTGTCGCACCACGGCCAGCTCGTGGTCGGCACGACGATCGAGGAGGCCTGCGTGCTTGCGTTGCTGATCGAACGCGCCGCGAAGCTGCAATTGCTCGCGATGTCGGCCGGCACGATTCGGCCGGTTCCGCCGGCGCTGGCGCGGGAAGCGCACGACTGGATCTCGAAGCCGAAGCGCGATGCCGTGACGTTCGACTATTACGCCCGTCGCGCGCTTCGCACGCATCCCGATTGCGTTGCCTGA
- a CDS encoding helix-turn-helix domain-containing protein produces MTIRLKLLRKQKGWTLDVLADETGLTKSYLSKVERGLSVPSIAVALKLSKALNVDVEQLFSERHNRELITVTRADERTAPGDKSAGHAHAFESIAAGVAPKKMLPFIVRPPRDFAASTFREHDGEEFLFVHKGRVEIEFPNETVQLKVGDSVYFNALIPHRTRSLGATQAEILVIVSHED; encoded by the coding sequence ATGACGATTCGCCTGAAGCTGCTGAGAAAACAAAAGGGCTGGACGCTCGATGTGCTGGCCGACGAGACCGGCCTCACCAAGAGTTATCTGTCGAAGGTCGAGCGCGGCTTGAGCGTGCCGTCGATCGCCGTCGCGCTGAAGCTGTCGAAGGCGTTGAACGTCGACGTCGAGCAACTGTTTTCGGAGCGCCACAATCGCGAGCTGATCACCGTGACGCGCGCGGACGAGCGCACCGCGCCGGGCGACAAGTCCGCCGGGCACGCGCATGCGTTCGAGAGCATCGCGGCCGGCGTCGCGCCGAAGAAGATGCTGCCGTTCATCGTCCGTCCGCCGCGCGATTTCGCCGCGTCGACGTTCCGCGAGCATGACGGCGAGGAATTCCTGTTCGTGCACAAGGGGCGCGTCGAGATCGAGTTCCCGAACGAGACGGTGCAGCTCAAGGTGGGCGACTCGGTCTACTTCAATGCGCTGATTCCGCACCGCACGCGCAGCCTCGGCGCAACGCAGGCCGAGATTCTGGTCATCGTGAGTCACGAAGACTAG
- the hutC gene encoding histidine utilization repressor produces the protein MVKKTTAPFQQIKTLVRRNIESGDWHPGDRIPSELDLAAQFGVARMTVNRALRELTEEGALKRVAGIGTFVAESKPQSNLLMIAHIRDEIRARGHEYRCRVLSRASEPASFDVAAAFGLPVNTPVFHVVCVHEENGRPIQLEDRYVNPAAAPGFIDQDFQSEPPSEYLYNNVSHDELEIEHVVDASLPTHEQAQLLDMRAGEPCLTLTRRTWTNGLPVTFVHFLHPGNRYRLGSRFKPGAGHKQT, from the coding sequence ATGGTCAAGAAGACCACCGCGCCGTTCCAGCAGATCAAGACGCTCGTGCGCCGGAACATCGAATCCGGCGACTGGCATCCCGGGGACCGCATCCCGTCCGAGCTCGATCTCGCCGCGCAGTTCGGCGTCGCGCGCATGACGGTGAACCGCGCGCTGCGCGAGCTGACCGAGGAAGGCGCGCTGAAGCGCGTGGCGGGCATCGGCACCTTCGTCGCCGAGAGCAAGCCGCAATCGAACCTGCTGATGATCGCGCACATCCGCGACGAGATTCGCGCGCGCGGCCACGAATACCGCTGCCGCGTGCTCAGTCGCGCAAGCGAGCCGGCATCGTTCGACGTCGCGGCCGCGTTCGGCCTGCCGGTGAACACGCCGGTGTTTCATGTCGTCTGTGTGCACGAAGAGAACGGCCGGCCGATCCAGCTCGAGGATCGCTACGTGAATCCCGCCGCCGCGCCGGGCTTCATCGACCAGGATTTCCAGAGCGAGCCGCCGTCCGAGTACCTGTACAACAACGTGTCGCATGACGAACTGGAGATCGAGCACGTCGTCGACGCGTCGCTGCCCACGCACGAGCAGGCGCAGCTGCTCGACATGCGCGCCGGCGAGCCGTGCCTGACGCTCACGCGCCGCACCTGGACCAACGGCCTGCCCGTCACGTTCGTGCACTTCCTGCACCCGGGCAATCGCTACCGGCTCGGCTCGCGCTTCAAGCCGGGCGCGGGGCACAAGCAGACCTGA
- a CDS encoding phytanoyl-CoA dioxygenase family protein yields the protein MITNIKDRVAKAVTRELIDAFRADGAACIRGIFTPDEIATLKAGIDDNLAHPSTRAKVASRPDDPGWFFEDFCNWRHNAAYRAFIVNSPAPSVAAALMGGDTVRLHHDHLLVKEPGTRQRTPWHQDQPYYNIEGDDNVSMWIPVDPVPLESTLEFIAGSHRGPWLMPRTFMDREAKWFPEGSLADLPDIEADRAAFPIRHWALEPGDMVCFRMLTLHASGGTQNRRRAFSIRFTGDDVRHAPRRWKTSPDFPGLADELADGAPLAHPLFPVVWSKEGGQAAAI from the coding sequence ATGATCACGAACATCAAAGACCGTGTCGCGAAAGCCGTAACCCGCGAACTGATCGACGCGTTTCGCGCGGACGGCGCGGCATGCATCCGGGGCATCTTTACGCCGGACGAGATTGCGACGCTCAAGGCCGGCATCGACGACAACCTCGCGCATCCGAGCACGCGTGCGAAGGTCGCGAGCCGGCCCGACGATCCCGGCTGGTTCTTCGAGGATTTCTGCAACTGGCGGCACAACGCCGCGTACCGCGCGTTCATCGTCAATTCGCCCGCGCCGTCCGTCGCGGCGGCGCTGATGGGCGGCGACACCGTGCGGCTGCATCACGACCACCTGCTCGTCAAGGAGCCTGGCACGCGGCAGCGCACGCCGTGGCACCAGGACCAGCCGTACTACAACATCGAAGGCGACGACAACGTCAGCATGTGGATTCCGGTCGATCCGGTGCCGCTCGAATCGACGCTCGAGTTCATCGCCGGCTCGCACCGTGGCCCGTGGCTGATGCCGCGCACGTTCATGGACCGGGAAGCGAAGTGGTTTCCGGAAGGCAGCCTCGCGGATCTGCCCGACATCGAAGCGGACCGCGCCGCGTTCCCGATCCGGCACTGGGCGCTGGAGCCCGGCGACATGGTGTGCTTCCGGATGCTGACGCTGCATGCGTCGGGCGGCACGCAAAACCGCCGGCGCGCGTTCTCGATCCGCTTCACCGGCGACGACGTCCGCCATGCGCCGCGACGCTGGAAGACGTCGCCGGATTTCCCGGGGCTGGCGGACGAGCTGGCGGACGGCGCACCGCTGGCGCATCCGCTGTTTCCGGTCGTGTGGTCGAAGGAGGGCGGGCAGGCAGCGGCGATCTGA
- a CDS encoding helix-turn-helix domain-containing protein: MQLYEIGQAVAKRRAELDLTQAQLAKLAGLSRFTVNQLETGKVKDLGINKLIPLLSVLGIELTAQPRPAQKGLYKAAVSANVSYKGDLTERLLADALATGRIPEGYESQLSVVLDEVPVPVVVKAAEEAAARSGTPLRQIWKHLATWSTDLHLYRGVWR, encoded by the coding sequence ATGCAGCTTTACGAGATTGGCCAGGCTGTGGCGAAGCGGCGAGCGGAGCTCGATCTCACGCAGGCTCAACTGGCAAAGCTCGCCGGCCTGTCGCGCTTCACCGTCAATCAGCTCGAGACCGGCAAGGTCAAGGATCTTGGAATCAACAAGCTGATTCCGCTGCTGAGCGTGCTCGGCATCGAGTTGACGGCCCAGCCGCGTCCGGCGCAGAAAGGCCTCTACAAGGCTGCAGTGAGCGCGAACGTCAGCTACAAGGGTGATCTGACGGAACGCCTGCTGGCCGATGCGCTGGCAACGGGGCGGATTCCGGAAGGGTATGAATCGCAGCTTTCCGTGGTGCTCGACGAGGTGCCGGTGCCGGTCGTCGTCAAAGCCGCCGAGGAGGCCGCCGCACGCTCGGGCACGCCGCTCCGGCAGATCTGGAAGCATCTCGCGACCTGGTCGACAGATCTGCATCTCTATCGGGGCGTCTGGAGATGA
- a CDS encoding nucleotidyl transferase AbiEii/AbiGii toxin family protein, translating to MTAPSPLPDGPWQGLFRHALTLIDEIRTHGTANPFWTFGGGTVLMLRYGHRLSKDIDIFVPNPQYLGYVNPRISDAASDITTDYEEHAEFVKLVLPDGEIDFVVSRNLTAPGFDEWTLMNHPVKVETAAEIIAKKMWHRGDRPTARDLFDLSLVIEREPDNLMAAGEYLVRHRDTFLRILREHRAFLLPRFNDIRTLGYTPSFDYCVKLANTFLQQIPDDDANRKSRFRRS from the coding sequence ATGACCGCGCCGTCGCCGCTGCCCGACGGCCCTTGGCAGGGCCTGTTTCGCCACGCACTGACGCTCATCGACGAAATCCGGACGCATGGCACGGCCAATCCGTTCTGGACGTTCGGCGGCGGCACCGTCCTCATGCTGCGGTACGGCCACCGCTTGAGCAAGGACATCGACATCTTCGTTCCCAATCCGCAGTACCTCGGATACGTCAATCCGCGCATCAGCGATGCCGCGTCCGACATCACGACGGACTACGAGGAGCACGCGGAATTCGTGAAGCTCGTCTTGCCGGACGGCGAGATCGACTTCGTCGTGTCCCGGAACCTGACTGCCCCCGGCTTCGACGAGTGGACGCTGATGAATCATCCGGTCAAGGTCGAAACCGCCGCGGAAATCATCGCCAAGAAAATGTGGCACCGCGGCGATCGCCCGACCGCACGGGACCTGTTCGACTTGAGCCTGGTGATCGAACGGGAGCCGGACAACCTGATGGCAGCCGGCGAATACCTCGTCCGCCATCGCGATACCTTCCTGCGCATTCTGCGTGAACATCGCGCATTCCTGCTGCCGCGATTCAACGACATCCGGACACTCGGCTACACGCCCTCGTTCGACTATTGCGTCAAGCTGGCGAACACGTTCCTGCAGCAAATCCCCGACGACGACGCCAATCGCAAATCGCGCTTCCGGCGCAGCTAG
- a CDS encoding LysR family transcriptional regulator, which translates to MNRPLFDLDLLRALVMVADCGSFTTASARLHSTQSTVSQKVRRLEEIAGHRLLDRGARDVRPTDAGVTVLSYARRMLALNDEMLEALSGATVAVTIRLGVPDDFAAGSTTHALAAFKRLHPQVKLEVTCGLSRDVSAAYDRGDLDLVLIKQRRDSREAVVRWPEKLKWIDSAEHPSIDLDPVPIVAFPPRGLYRDDMIKAIEERGRRWRISFTTSSLSGIQAAVADGLGISVLPARAVTAEHVVLSAKQGFAPIENMDIAILHRPTADPMVKELTKTLAAMLERERR; encoded by the coding sequence ATGAATAGACCGCTGTTCGACCTCGACCTGCTGCGGGCGCTCGTGATGGTCGCCGATTGCGGCAGCTTCACGACCGCGTCCGCGCGGCTGCATTCGACCCAGTCGACCGTCAGCCAGAAAGTGCGGCGCCTGGAGGAAATCGCCGGGCACCGGCTGCTCGATCGCGGCGCACGCGACGTGCGCCCGACCGACGCGGGCGTGACCGTGCTCAGCTATGCGCGCCGGATGCTCGCGCTCAACGACGAGATGCTCGAGGCGCTGTCGGGCGCGACCGTCGCGGTGACGATCCGGCTCGGCGTGCCCGACGATTTCGCGGCGGGCAGCACGACGCACGCGCTCGCAGCGTTCAAGCGCCTGCATCCGCAGGTCAAGCTCGAAGTCACCTGCGGGCTGAGCCGCGACGTCAGCGCCGCATACGACCGCGGCGACCTCGATCTGGTGCTGATCAAGCAGCGGCGCGACAGCCGCGAAGCGGTCGTGCGCTGGCCGGAGAAACTGAAGTGGATCGACAGCGCGGAGCATCCGTCGATCGATCTCGACCCGGTGCCGATCGTCGCGTTTCCACCGCGCGGGCTGTACCGGGACGACATGATCAAGGCGATCGAGGAACGCGGGCGCCGCTGGCGGATCAGCTTCACGACGTCGAGCCTCAGCGGCATCCAGGCCGCGGTCGCCGACGGGCTCGGCATCAGCGTGCTGCCCGCGCGCGCGGTCACCGCGGAGCACGTCGTGCTGAGCGCGAAGCAAGGCTTCGCGCCGATCGAGAACATGGATATCGCGATCCTGCACCGGCCCACCGCCGATCCGATGGTCAAGGAACTGACGAAGACGCTCGCCGCGATGCTGGAGCGCGAGCGGCGGTGA
- a CDS encoding amidohydrolase family protein: MTSLLIRNLRTGAGDALDLLIDGDRIARLGPSLDAPDGCAVEDGAGALVLPGLVEGHTHLDKTHWGMPWYRNAVGPRLVDRIENERHWRATSGHDAGAQSLALARAFLAAGTTRLRTHVDIDTDAGLRHLHGVLATRDALRGQMDIQIVAFPQSGVLKRPGTDALLADALRAGADLLGGLDPCAIEGDPAEAVDVLFGIAERYGRGLDIHLHEPSTMGAFSLDLILQRTAALGMQGKVTISHGFCLGEIDERARDALLARMAALGVALVTTAPASVAVPPLAACRAAGVTVIGGNDGIRDTWTPYGSPDMLERAMLIAMRNDYRRDDALETALDCVTDGGARGCGFADYGLQPGRRADLVLVDALTPAEAVVARPVRRLVVSSGKIVARDGVLV, from the coding sequence ATGACCAGCTTGTTGATCCGCAATCTCCGCACGGGCGCCGGCGACGCGCTCGACCTCCTGATCGACGGCGACCGCATCGCGCGGCTCGGGCCGTCGCTCGACGCGCCGGACGGCTGCGCGGTCGAGGACGGCGCGGGTGCGCTCGTGTTGCCGGGCCTCGTCGAAGGCCACACGCATCTCGACAAGACGCACTGGGGCATGCCGTGGTACCGCAACGCAGTCGGCCCGCGCCTCGTCGACCGCATCGAGAACGAGCGGCACTGGCGCGCGACGAGCGGCCACGACGCCGGTGCGCAGTCGCTGGCGCTTGCGCGTGCGTTTCTCGCCGCCGGCACGACGCGGCTGCGCACGCATGTCGACATCGATACCGATGCCGGGCTGCGCCATCTGCACGGCGTGCTCGCGACGCGCGATGCGCTGCGCGGGCAGATGGACATCCAGATCGTCGCGTTTCCGCAATCGGGTGTGCTGAAGCGTCCCGGCACCGACGCGTTGCTTGCCGACGCGTTGCGCGCGGGCGCCGACCTGCTCGGCGGGCTCGATCCGTGCGCGATCGAAGGCGATCCCGCCGAGGCCGTCGACGTGCTGTTCGGCATCGCCGAGCGTTATGGGCGCGGGCTCGACATCCATCTGCACGAGCCGTCGACGATGGGCGCGTTCTCGCTCGACCTGATCCTGCAGCGCACGGCCGCGCTCGGCATGCAGGGGAAGGTGACGATCAGCCACGGGTTCTGCCTCGGCGAGATCGACGAGCGCGCGCGCGACGCGCTGCTCGCGCGGATGGCCGCGCTCGGCGTCGCGCTGGTCACGACCGCGCCCGCGTCGGTCGCGGTGCCGCCGCTGGCCGCGTGCCGCGCGGCGGGCGTGACCGTCATCGGCGGCAACGACGGGATACGCGATACGTGGACGCCGTACGGATCGCCCGACATGCTCGAGCGCGCGATGCTGATCGCCATGCGCAACGATTACCGCCGCGACGACGCGCTCGAGACCGCGCTCGATTGCGTGACCGACGGCGGCGCGCGCGGCTGCGGCTTCGCGGATTACGGGTTGCAGCCGGGCCGCCGCGCGGATCTCGTGCTCGTCGACGCGCTGACGCCCGCCGAGGCGGTCGTCGCGCGGCCCGTGCGCCGGCTGGTGGTGTCGTCGGGGAAGATCGTCGCGCGCGACGGCGTGCTGGTCTGA
- a CDS encoding amidohydrolase family protein, with protein sequence MTDRLFINAVAPNGQPVNLVVSDGRFVAIGPDCAPPPGADIVDLDGRLVLPGFVDGHIHLDKSFVGDRWVPHEPAATLRERLAAEKRLLATAPPIVERANALIAQAAAFGTVAMRSHVDVDATTGLANLHAVMAAREQWRGIVDIELVAFPQAGVVSCPGTADVLDAAAREGADVVGGIDPTTLDGDADGQLDILFGIAEKRGAKLDIHLHEPGETGIAQLLRIAARTRAAGLGGRVAVSHAYALGQVPADDVARTAAALADAGVAILTNAPGDCAFPPVRQLRAAGVTVFAGNDNIRDAWWPYGNGDMLQRAMLVGYRSGFYTDDELGIALDMATHAGARVIGLPDYGLAVGCDATFVAVRAPNAAAAVAGVPAERWVVRRGESDALAPLTPALQFAR encoded by the coding sequence ATGACTGACCGCCTCTTCATCAACGCCGTCGCCCCGAACGGCCAGCCCGTGAACCTCGTCGTGAGCGACGGCCGCTTCGTCGCGATCGGCCCCGATTGCGCGCCGCCGCCCGGCGCGGACATCGTCGATCTCGACGGCCGGCTCGTGCTGCCTGGTTTCGTCGACGGCCACATCCATCTCGACAAGAGCTTCGTCGGCGATCGCTGGGTGCCGCACGAACCCGCCGCGACGCTGCGCGAGCGCCTCGCCGCCGAAAAGCGCCTGCTCGCAACCGCGCCGCCGATCGTCGAGCGCGCGAATGCGCTGATCGCGCAGGCGGCGGCGTTCGGCACCGTCGCGATGCGCAGCCACGTCGACGTCGATGCAACCACCGGCCTCGCGAACCTGCACGCAGTGATGGCCGCGCGCGAGCAATGGCGCGGCATCGTCGACATCGAGCTGGTCGCGTTTCCGCAGGCGGGCGTGGTGTCGTGCCCCGGCACCGCCGACGTCCTCGACGCGGCCGCGCGCGAGGGCGCGGACGTGGTCGGCGGCATCGACCCGACGACGCTCGACGGCGACGCGGACGGGCAGCTCGACATCCTGTTCGGCATTGCCGAGAAGCGCGGCGCGAAGCTCGACATCCACCTGCACGAGCCGGGCGAGACCGGCATCGCGCAATTGCTGCGGATCGCGGCCCGCACGCGCGCGGCGGGGCTCGGCGGACGCGTCGCGGTGAGCCACGCGTATGCGCTCGGCCAGGTGCCGGCCGACGACGTCGCGCGCACGGCCGCGGCGCTGGCCGACGCGGGCGTCGCGATCCTGACGAATGCGCCGGGCGACTGCGCGTTTCCGCCGGTGCGGCAGCTGCGCGCGGCGGGCGTGACCGTGTTCGCGGGCAACGACAACATTCGCGACGCGTGGTGGCCGTACGGCAACGGCGACATGCTGCAGCGCGCGATGCTGGTCGGCTATCGCTCGGGCTTCTACACTGACGACGAACTCGGCATCGCGCTCGACATGGCGACGCATGCGGGCGCGCGCGTGATCGGCCTGCCGGACTACGGGCTCGCGGTCGGCTGCGACGCGACCTTCGTCGCGGTGCGCGCGCCGAATGCGGCGGCGGCGGTCGCGGGCGTGCCGGCGGAGCGCTGGGTCGTGCGGCGCGGCGAAAGCGACGCGCTCGCGCCGCTCACGCCGGCACTGCAGTTCGCACGATGA
- a CDS encoding outer membrane lipoprotein translates to MMRMPSTKTILFASLVAVAALPLTACVAPGYGPYGAQGYPQQQYASPGYAQPAYSQPGYVQQPAYQQPAYPNQAPSPYDSQYGNQQQYGNQYGNQYGTQYGTIANIRPVSSAVAPAGVAGTVVGALLGGVIGNQFGRGHGRDAATVIGALGGAVAGNQIGQQMGAQQAPSSYRIDVQVSDGSTRAFDVPTPGDLHPGDRVRIDGSQLSRY, encoded by the coding sequence ATGATGCGCATGCCCTCCACGAAGACCATTCTGTTCGCCTCGCTCGTCGCCGTGGCGGCGCTCCCGCTGACTGCCTGCGTCGCGCCGGGCTATGGCCCGTACGGCGCGCAGGGCTACCCGCAGCAGCAATACGCATCGCCCGGCTATGCGCAGCCCGCGTACTCGCAGCCCGGCTACGTGCAGCAGCCGGCGTACCAGCAGCCCGCGTATCCGAACCAGGCGCCGTCTCCGTACGATTCGCAATACGGCAACCAGCAGCAGTACGGGAACCAGTATGGCAACCAATACGGCACGCAGTACGGCACGATCGCGAACATCCGCCCGGTCAGCAGCGCCGTGGCGCCTGCGGGCGTCGCCGGCACCGTGGTCGGCGCGCTGCTCGGCGGCGTGATCGGCAACCAGTTCGGCCGCGGCCACGGCCGCGATGCGGCGACCGTGATCGGCGCGCTCGGCGGCGCGGTCGCCGGCAACCAGATCGGCCAGCAGATGGGCGCGCAGCAGGCGCCGAGCAGCTACCGGATCGACGTGCAGGTCAGCGACGGCTCGACGCGCGCGTTCGACGTGCCGACGCCGGGCGACCTGCACCCGGGCGACCGCGTGCGGATCGACGGCAGCCAGCTGTCGCGCTACTGA
- a CDS encoding GNAT family N-acetyltransferase, whose amino-acid sequence MITIRLLDAADAPLFQSLRLLAIETSPTSFLPTRDEQAALSVDEVVSRMRPTPELAVFGAFDGDALVGITGVRRDARAQVRHKATVWGVFVDPAYRRRGIAESLLDAAVAHAEHAWQSAQLLLCVNAINEAARRLYLSKGFVRFGTEPRSLVVNGQFYDEEHMVKVLA is encoded by the coding sequence ATGATCACGATCCGCCTGCTCGACGCCGCCGACGCGCCCCTGTTCCAGTCCCTCCGCCTCCTTGCGATCGAGACGTCCCCGACCTCGTTCCTGCCGACCCGCGACGAACAGGCCGCGCTCTCCGTCGACGAAGTGGTGTCGCGCATGCGCCCGACGCCGGAGCTCGCGGTATTCGGCGCGTTCGACGGCGACGCGCTCGTCGGCATCACCGGCGTGCGGCGCGATGCGCGTGCGCAGGTTCGCCACAAGGCAACGGTCTGGGGGGTGTTCGTCGATCCGGCCTACCGTCGGCGCGGCATCGCCGAATCGCTGCTCGACGCTGCCGTCGCGCATGCGGAACACGCGTGGCAAAGCGCACAGCTGCTGCTGTGCGTGAACGCGATCAACGAGGCGGCCAGACGGCTCTACCTGTCGAAGGGATTCGTCCGGTTCGGCACCGAACCGCGCTCGCTCGTCGTGAACGGCCAGTTCTACGACGAGGAGCACATGGTGAAGGTGCTGGCGTAA